A single genomic interval of Hemibagrus wyckioides isolate EC202008001 linkage group LG13, SWU_Hwy_1.0, whole genome shotgun sequence harbors:
- the rnf151 gene encoding RING finger protein 151 produces YQSGGYEVELFVDPPDHDLICIICKGVLRCPVRVACNHVFCKKCILLWMRRQETCPCCRKPVSQRLMFVMFKLSKSIGRLPIKCQNEQQGCTATFPLSEQYLHTSTCPFEWLLCPQQGCGSRILRKDAQAHAQVCEYWRQLCPMGCGTLLNHTNQAKHNCYRELQEHYKTQRQMQRNIASALRRKMQRMQSRMAHMTRQISLICESLELSENLEEEEEEEESPGEGTSTGRSFRVGQSPITRNSSSSSSS; encoded by the exons TATCAGAGTGGTGGCTACGAAGTGGAGCTTTTTGTAGACCCCCCTGACCATGACCTTATCTGTATCATATGCAAAGGGGTTCTACGCTGCCCTGTGCGTGTGGCATGTAACCATGTCTTTTGCAAGAAGTGCATTTTGCTCTGGATGAGGAG ACAGGAAACATGTCCATGCTGCAGGAAACCTGTCAGCCAGCGCCTTATGTTTGTTATGTTCAAGCTCAGTAAATCCATTGGCCGTTTACCAATCAAG TGCCAAAATGAGCAGCAGGGTTGCACAGCCACCTTCCCTCTCTCAGAGCAATACCTCCACACCTCTACATGCCCATTTGAGTGGCTGCTGTGTCCACAACAGGGCTGTGGGTCTAGAATACTGAGAAAAGATGCCCAGGCACATGCTCAGGTCTGCGAATACTGGAGGCAGCTTTGCCCAATGGGTTGTGGCACACTCCTGAACCATACTAATCAGGCCAAGCACAACTGCTACAGAGAGCTGCAGGAGCACTATAAGACCCAGCGACAGATGCAGCGAAACATCGCCTCTGCACTGCGCAGGAAGATGCAGCGCATGCAAAGCCGCATGGCCCACATGACTCGACAGATCAGCCTGATCTGTGAAAGCCTGGAGCTCAGTGAGAACctggaagaagaggaggaggaagaggaaagcCCTGGTGAGGGAACCAGCACAGGAAGAAGTTTCAGAGTGGGCCAAAGCCCCATCACACGCAAcagctccagcagcagcagctcctaG
- the noxo1b gene encoding NADPH oxidase organizer 1b, with translation MSDHRYPLHVRIIGILYKGNSKLYVASVLWSDQTDVIVYRSLRDFKQLHRQLKKKLENPFRPQDRVLPRFGGFLMKLNFQRMTPARCVQRVKALERYCTELLRCEPRISQSSDLIHFFIPKEEELQPEFAQNSIMVFQPEDAPNGQPRDLSSKRFSVGNVSQPYITKLYRCVAAYETKDTKNRPFSVKVDETLEVLIKDKAGWWLVENEEKRLAWFPAPYLQLCEDEEEGDDEFDSAGVALYCAVKNYTSTMKDELSLNIGAVVEVIQESDDGWWLVRYNKKEGYVPSIYLQPYTNPVFSMQKKLHSSNLNLSILSTVLSHPTHKSHFRKSQSMEVISELPCCSAPVPCNESNSHQSSLSDDTEFSSSVSLGLSLNGSEGDENLRESEKDAESDSPDSVLSMDCQSPTSSETSSPSKLCPQVPPRPQTQEILTRCTTYTRKAALETQARLFDRTEIKSMY, from the exons ATGAGTGACCATCGTTATCCTCTGCACGTCCGAATAATCGGCATCTTGTATAAAGGCAACAGCAAA TTGTACGTGGCATCCGTGCTGTGGTCGGATCAGACCGACGTGATTGTATACAGATCCCTCCGAGACTTCAAGCAACTTCAC AGGCAACTAAAGAAGAAGTTGGAAAACCCGTTTCGCCCACAGGACAGAGTGCTGCCCAGATTCGGAG GTTTCTTGATGAAGCTGAACTTCCAGAGGATGACTCCAGCTCGGTGTGTGCAGCGGGTAAAGGCTCTGGAGCGCTACTGCACCGAGCTGCTGCGCTGTGAGCCACGCATCTCTCAATCCTCCGatctcattcatttctttattcccAAGGAAGAAGAGCTGCAGCCTGAGTTTGCCCAAAACAG CATTATGGTTTTTCAACCAGAAGATGCCCCTAATGGTCAGCCAAGAGACCTGAGCAGTAAGCGCTTCAGCGTTGGAAACGTGTCCCAGCCATATATCACCAAACTTTATCGGTGTGTAGCTGCTTATGAGACCAAGGACACTAAAAACAGACCATTTAGCGTGAAAGTGGATGAAACTCTGGAAGTACTCATTAAAGATAAAGCTG GATGGTGGCTGGTAGAGAATGAAGAGAAGCGTTTAGCCTGGTTTCCTGCTCCCTATTTGCAattgtgtgaggatgaagaagagggAGATGATGAGTTTGACAGTGCAGGTG TGGCTCTCTACTGTGCTGTAAAGAACTACACCTCTACCATGAAGGATGAGCTATCGCTGAACATAGGAGCTGTAGTGGAGGTCATTCAGGAGTCTGACGATGGCTGGTGGCTTGTTAG ATATAACAAAAAGGAAGGTTATGTGCCCTCTATATACCTACAGCCATACACCAACCCTGTGTTTAGCATGCAAAAAAAGTTGCACAGCTCCAACCTAAACCTGTCCATTTTATCAACCGTGCTGTCTCACCCCACCCACAAGTCTCACTTCCGCAAGTCTCAGTCTATGGAGGTGATCTCAGAGCTTCCATGCTGCAGTGCTCCAGTCCCATGCAATGAATCCAACAGCCACCAAAGCAGCTTAAGTGATGACACTGAATTCAGCTCCTCTGTTTCTCTGGGCCTGAGTCTGAATGGCTCTGAGGGGGACGAGAACCTAAGAGAGTCAGAAAAAGATGCAGAATCAGATAGTCCTGACAGTGTTTTGAGTATGGACTGTCAAAGCCCTACCAGTTCAGAAACCAGCAGTCCTTCCAAACTTTGCCCACAGGTTCCACCTCGTCCACAAACCCAAGAGATCCTCACCCGCTGTACCACCTACACCCGAAAAGCAGCCCTGGAAACTCAAGCTCGTCTATTTGATAGAACTGAGATTAAGTCCATGTATTAA